The proteins below come from a single Solea senegalensis isolate Sse05_10M linkage group LG2, IFAPA_SoseM_1, whole genome shotgun sequence genomic window:
- the LOC122783849 gene encoding probable inactive protein kinase DDB_G0270444 isoform X5: MKTLVFVSLCLTVTLAMPPNPGLTKGNQSPLVGDKVTLQGHVEVEVPAPKAELRPKEQQEKMSPVVEVEDEAKPQVKVEQEVKEEPEMKAELELEAKPEVKVEQEVKEDPEMKVEQDVKEEPEVKVEQEVKEEPEMKVEQEVKEEPEMKVELELEAKPEVKVEQDVKEEPDVKVEQDLQEEPDFEKEQERMMELELKLRRDVNAGQELQTGQNPEEGSEVKVVPEDVDQPEFKEEHEGEVMNLKAEYGAAHTEGLVEPLDDDSVMFPEEENDPADGILPVEEEEEGRQVRNAELVSDEDPFTELKPEMMKETLQDEELISYMGIMDEGPALDSLGQPMLSSESYFPEAESGREAFTLQDVPPAEEEPGRGIVRELQVSDQGEKTSQGGSCSSGVVLEGKCYQFFKKPKVAADAEFFCQRSFSGGHLASITSQSAHMEMMNLMMRHNGRYTRTWIGGLRYLDTGRFLWLDGAEWTYADWLLGEPNHTANVENCVEVLANGKFNDFTCWEPQPFICSFPLQ; this comes from the exons ATGAAGACACTGgtgtttgtctcactgtgtctaaCAG TGACTCTTGCCATGCCTCCAAATCCTGGTCTGACTAAGGGAAACCAGAGCCCTCTGGTGGGAGACAAAGTTACTCTACAGGGTCATGTGGAGGTGGAGGTTCCTGCACCAAAGGCTGAACTGAGACCcaaggagcagcaggagaagatgtCTCCAGTGGTGGAAGTAGAGGATGAAGCTAAGCCACAAGTTAAGGTGGAGCAAGAGGTTAAAGAGGAACCGGAGATGAAAGCAGAGTTAGAGCTTGAAGCAAAACCAGAGGTGAAGGTGGAGCAAGAGGTTAAAGAGGATCCAGAGATGAAG GTGGAGCAAGATGTTAAAGAGGAACCAGAGGTGAAGGTGGAGCAAGAGGTTAAAGAGGAACCAGAGATGAAGGTGGAGCAAGAGGTTAAAGAAGAACCAGAGATGAAAGTAGAGCTAGAGCTTGAAGCAAAACCAGAGGTGAAGGTGGAGCAAGATGTTAAAGAGGAACCAGATGTGAAGGTGGAGCAAGACCTTCAAGAAGAACCAGATTTTGAGAAGGAGCAGGAGCGTATGATGGAGCTAGAGCTTAAATTGAGACGAGATGTAAATGCAGGGCAGGAGCTTCAAACAGGGCAAAACCCTGAAGAAGGGTCGGAGGTCAAGGTGGTGCCAGAGGATGTAGACCAACCAGAATTTAAGGAGGAACATGAAGGTGAGGTGATGAATCTGAAGGCAGAGTATGGAGCAGCTCACACTGAAGGTTTGGTCGAGCCACTGGATGATGACAGTGTCATGTTCCCAGAGGAGGAGAACGATCCTGCTGATGGAATTCTGCCagtagaggaggaagaggaggggcgTCAAGTGAGGAACGCCGAATTGGTTTCAGATGAAGATCCATTCACAGAACTGAAGCCTGAGATGATGAAAGAGACCTTACAAGATGAAGAACTCATATCATACATGGGTATCATGGATGAAGGGCCAGCGCTGGACTCTCTGGGGCAGCCGATGTTATCTTCAGAGAGCTATTTCCCAGAGGCGGAGTCGGGGAGGGAGGCCTTCACACTGCAAGATGTTCCTCCAGCAGAAGAAGAACCTGGCCGTGGGATTGTCAGAGAGCTGCAAGTCTCTGATCAGGGGGAGAAAACATCTCAag GGGGGAGCTGTTCCTCTGGTGTCGTGCTCGAGGGCAAGTGTTACCAATTCTTCAAGAAACCAAAGGTGGCTGCAGATGCAGAG TTCTTCTGCCAGAGAAGCTTCTCTGGAGGTCACCTGGCCTCCATCACGAGCCAGAGCGCCCACATGGAGATGATGAACTTAATGATGAGACACAATGGCAGATACACGCGCACCTGGATTGGAGGCTTACGATATTTGGAC accGGTCGCTTCCTCTGGTTGGATGGAGCAGAGTGGACTTATGCAGACTGGCTGTTAGGAGAACCCAACCACACAGCAAACGTGGAGAATTGTGTGGAAGTTCTGG
- the LOC122783849 gene encoding probable inactive protein kinase DDB_G0270444 isoform X2 yields the protein MKTLVFVSLCLTVTLAMPPNPGLTKGNQSPLVGDKVTLQGHVEVEVPAPKAELRPKEQQEKMSPVVEVEDEAKPQVKVEQEVKEEPEMKAELELEAKPEVKVEQEVKEDPEMKVEQDVKEEPEVKVEQEVKEEPEMKVEQELPEEPEMKVEQEIKEEPEMKVELELEAKPEVKVEQEVKEEPEMKVEQEVKEEPEMKVELELEAKPEVKVEQDVKEEPDVKVEQDLQEEPDFEKEQERMMELELKLRRDVNAGQELQTGQNPEEGSEVKVVPEDVDQPEFKEEHEGEVMNLKAEYGAAHTEGLVEPLDDDSVMFPEEENDPADGILPVEEEEEGRQVRNAELVSDEDPFTELKPEMMKETLQDEELISYMGIMDEGPALDSLGQPMLSSESYFPEAESGREAFTLQDVPPAEEEPGRGIVRELQVSDQGEKTSQGGSCSSGVVLEGKCYQFFKKPKVAADAEFFCQRSFSGGHLASITSQSAHMEMMNLMMRHNGRYTRTWIGGLRYLDTGRFLWLDGAEWTYADWLLGEPNHTANVENCVEVLANGKFNDFTCWEPQPFICSFPLQ from the exons ATGAAGACACTGgtgtttgtctcactgtgtctaaCAG TGACTCTTGCCATGCCTCCAAATCCTGGTCTGACTAAGGGAAACCAGAGCCCTCTGGTGGGAGACAAAGTTACTCTACAGGGTCATGTGGAGGTGGAGGTTCCTGCACCAAAGGCTGAACTGAGACCcaaggagcagcaggagaagatgtCTCCAGTGGTGGAAGTAGAGGATGAAGCTAAGCCACAAGTTAAGGTGGAGCAAGAGGTTAAAGAGGAACCGGAGATGAAAGCAGAGTTAGAGCTTGAAGCAAAACCAGAGGTGAAGGTGGAGCAAGAGGTTAAAGAGGATCCAGAGATGAAGGTGGAGCAAGATGTTAAAGAGGAACCAGAGGTGAAGGTGGAGCAAGAGGTTAAAGAGGAACCAGAGATGAAG GTGGAGCAAGAGCTTCCTGAAGAACCAGAGATGAAGGTGGAGCAAGAGATTAAAGAAGAACCAGAGATGAAAGTAGAGCTAGAGCTTGAAGCAAAACCAGAG GTGAAGGTGGAGCAAGAGGTTAAAGAGGAACCAGAGATGAAGGTGGAGCAAGAGGTTAAAGAAGAACCAGAGATGAAAGTAGAGCTAGAGCTTGAAGCAAAACCAGAGGTGAAGGTGGAGCAAGATGTTAAAGAGGAACCAGATGTGAAGGTGGAGCAAGACCTTCAAGAAGAACCAGATTTTGAGAAGGAGCAGGAGCGTATGATGGAGCTAGAGCTTAAATTGAGACGAGATGTAAATGCAGGGCAGGAGCTTCAAACAGGGCAAAACCCTGAAGAAGGGTCGGAGGTCAAGGTGGTGCCAGAGGATGTAGACCAACCAGAATTTAAGGAGGAACATGAAGGTGAGGTGATGAATCTGAAGGCAGAGTATGGAGCAGCTCACACTGAAGGTTTGGTCGAGCCACTGGATGATGACAGTGTCATGTTCCCAGAGGAGGAGAACGATCCTGCTGATGGAATTCTGCCagtagaggaggaagaggaggggcgTCAAGTGAGGAACGCCGAATTGGTTTCAGATGAAGATCCATTCACAGAACTGAAGCCTGAGATGATGAAAGAGACCTTACAAGATGAAGAACTCATATCATACATGGGTATCATGGATGAAGGGCCAGCGCTGGACTCTCTGGGGCAGCCGATGTTATCTTCAGAGAGCTATTTCCCAGAGGCGGAGTCGGGGAGGGAGGCCTTCACACTGCAAGATGTTCCTCCAGCAGAAGAAGAACCTGGCCGTGGGATTGTCAGAGAGCTGCAAGTCTCTGATCAGGGGGAGAAAACATCTCAag GGGGGAGCTGTTCCTCTGGTGTCGTGCTCGAGGGCAAGTGTTACCAATTCTTCAAGAAACCAAAGGTGGCTGCAGATGCAGAG TTCTTCTGCCAGAGAAGCTTCTCTGGAGGTCACCTGGCCTCCATCACGAGCCAGAGCGCCCACATGGAGATGATGAACTTAATGATGAGACACAATGGCAGATACACGCGCACCTGGATTGGAGGCTTACGATATTTGGAC accGGTCGCTTCCTCTGGTTGGATGGAGCAGAGTGGACTTATGCAGACTGGCTGTTAGGAGAACCCAACCACACAGCAAACGTGGAGAATTGTGTGGAAGTTCTGG
- the LOC122783849 gene encoding probable inactive protein kinase DDB_G0270444 isoform X3 has protein sequence MKTLVFVSLCLTVTLAMPPNPGLTKGNQSPLVGDKVTLQGHVEVEVPAPKAELRPKEQQEKMSPVVEVEDEAKPQVKVEQEVKEEPEMKAELELEAKPEVKVEQEVKEEPEMKVEQELPEEPEMKVEQEIKEEPEMKVELELEAKPEVKVEQDVKEEPEVKVEQEVKEEPEMKVEQEVKEEPEMKVELELEAKPEVKVEQDVKEEPDVKVEQDLQEEPDFEKEQERMMELELKLRRDVNAGQELQTGQNPEEGSEVKVVPEDVDQPEFKEEHEGEVMNLKAEYGAAHTEGLVEPLDDDSVMFPEEENDPADGILPVEEEEEGRQVRNAELVSDEDPFTELKPEMMKETLQDEELISYMGIMDEGPALDSLGQPMLSSESYFPEAESGREAFTLQDVPPAEEEPGRGIVRELQVSDQGEKTSQGGSCSSGVVLEGKCYQFFKKPKVAADAEFFCQRSFSGGHLASITSQSAHMEMMNLMMRHNGRYTRTWIGGLRYLDTGRFLWLDGAEWTYADWLLGEPNHTANVENCVEVLANGKFNDFTCWEPQPFICSFPLQ, from the exons ATGAAGACACTGgtgtttgtctcactgtgtctaaCAG TGACTCTTGCCATGCCTCCAAATCCTGGTCTGACTAAGGGAAACCAGAGCCCTCTGGTGGGAGACAAAGTTACTCTACAGGGTCATGTGGAGGTGGAGGTTCCTGCACCAAAGGCTGAACTGAGACCcaaggagcagcaggagaagatgtCTCCAGTGGTGGAAGTAGAGGATGAAGCTAAGCCACAAGTTAAGGTGGAGCAAGAGGTTAAAGAGGAACCGGAGATGAAAGCAGAGTTAGAGCTTGAAGCAAAACCAGAG GTGAAGGTGGAGCAAGAGGTTAAAGAGGAACCAGAGATGAAG GTGGAGCAAGAGCTTCCTGAAGAACCAGAGATGAAGGTGGAGCAAGAGATTAAAGAAGAACCAGAGATGAAAGTAGAGCTAGAGCTTGAAGCAAAACCAGAGGTTAAGGTGGAGCAAGATGTTAAAGAGGAACCAGAGGTGAAGGTGGAGCAAGAGGTTAAAGAGGAACCAGAGATGAAGGTGGAGCAAGAGGTTAAAGAAGAACCAGAGATGAAAGTAGAGCTAGAGCTTGAAGCAAAACCAGAGGTGAAGGTGGAGCAAGATGTTAAAGAGGAACCAGATGTGAAGGTGGAGCAAGACCTTCAAGAAGAACCAGATTTTGAGAAGGAGCAGGAGCGTATGATGGAGCTAGAGCTTAAATTGAGACGAGATGTAAATGCAGGGCAGGAGCTTCAAACAGGGCAAAACCCTGAAGAAGGGTCGGAGGTCAAGGTGGTGCCAGAGGATGTAGACCAACCAGAATTTAAGGAGGAACATGAAGGTGAGGTGATGAATCTGAAGGCAGAGTATGGAGCAGCTCACACTGAAGGTTTGGTCGAGCCACTGGATGATGACAGTGTCATGTTCCCAGAGGAGGAGAACGATCCTGCTGATGGAATTCTGCCagtagaggaggaagaggaggggcgTCAAGTGAGGAACGCCGAATTGGTTTCAGATGAAGATCCATTCACAGAACTGAAGCCTGAGATGATGAAAGAGACCTTACAAGATGAAGAACTCATATCATACATGGGTATCATGGATGAAGGGCCAGCGCTGGACTCTCTGGGGCAGCCGATGTTATCTTCAGAGAGCTATTTCCCAGAGGCGGAGTCGGGGAGGGAGGCCTTCACACTGCAAGATGTTCCTCCAGCAGAAGAAGAACCTGGCCGTGGGATTGTCAGAGAGCTGCAAGTCTCTGATCAGGGGGAGAAAACATCTCAag GGGGGAGCTGTTCCTCTGGTGTCGTGCTCGAGGGCAAGTGTTACCAATTCTTCAAGAAACCAAAGGTGGCTGCAGATGCAGAG TTCTTCTGCCAGAGAAGCTTCTCTGGAGGTCACCTGGCCTCCATCACGAGCCAGAGCGCCCACATGGAGATGATGAACTTAATGATGAGACACAATGGCAGATACACGCGCACCTGGATTGGAGGCTTACGATATTTGGAC accGGTCGCTTCCTCTGGTTGGATGGAGCAGAGTGGACTTATGCAGACTGGCTGTTAGGAGAACCCAACCACACAGCAAACGTGGAGAATTGTGTGGAAGTTCTGG
- the LOC122783849 gene encoding probable serine/threonine-protein kinase kinX isoform X4, whose translation MKTLVFVSLCLTVTLAMPPNPGLTKGNQSPLVGDKVTLQGHVEVEVPAPKAELRPKEQQEKMSPVVEVEDEAKPQVKVEQEVKEEPEMKAELELEAKPEVKVEQEVKEDPEMKVEQDVKEEPEVKVEQEVKEEPEMKVEQDVKEEPEVKVEQEVKEEPEMKVEQEVKEEPEMKVELELEAKPEVKVEQDVKEEPDVKVEQDLQEEPDFEKEQERMMELELKLRRDVNAGQELQTGQNPEEGSEVKVVPEDVDQPEFKEEHEGEVMNLKAEYGAAHTEGLVEPLDDDSVMFPEEENDPADGILPVEEEEEGRQVRNAELVSDEDPFTELKPEMMKETLQDEELISYMGIMDEGPALDSLGQPMLSSESYFPEAESGREAFTLQDVPPAEEEPGRGIVRELQVSDQGEKTSQGGSCSSGVVLEGKCYQFFKKPKVAADAEFFCQRSFSGGHLASITSQSAHMEMMNLMMRHNGRYTRTWIGGLRYLDTGRFLWLDGAEWTYADWLLGEPNHTANVENCVEVLANGKFNDFTCWEPQPFICSFPLQ comes from the exons ATGAAGACACTGgtgtttgtctcactgtgtctaaCAG TGACTCTTGCCATGCCTCCAAATCCTGGTCTGACTAAGGGAAACCAGAGCCCTCTGGTGGGAGACAAAGTTACTCTACAGGGTCATGTGGAGGTGGAGGTTCCTGCACCAAAGGCTGAACTGAGACCcaaggagcagcaggagaagatgtCTCCAGTGGTGGAAGTAGAGGATGAAGCTAAGCCACAAGTTAAGGTGGAGCAAGAGGTTAAAGAGGAACCGGAGATGAAAGCAGAGTTAGAGCTTGAAGCAAAACCAGAGGTGAAGGTGGAGCAAGAGGTTAAAGAGGATCCAGAGATGAAGGTGGAGCAAGATGTTAAAGAGGAACCAGAGGTGAAGGTGGAGCAAGAGGTTAAAGAGGAACCAGAGATGAAG GTGGAGCAAGATGTTAAAGAGGAACCAGAGGTGAAGGTGGAGCAAGAGGTTAAAGAGGAACCAGAGATGAAGGTGGAGCAAGAGGTTAAAGAAGAACCAGAGATGAAAGTAGAGCTAGAGCTTGAAGCAAAACCAGAGGTGAAGGTGGAGCAAGATGTTAAAGAGGAACCAGATGTGAAGGTGGAGCAAGACCTTCAAGAAGAACCAGATTTTGAGAAGGAGCAGGAGCGTATGATGGAGCTAGAGCTTAAATTGAGACGAGATGTAAATGCAGGGCAGGAGCTTCAAACAGGGCAAAACCCTGAAGAAGGGTCGGAGGTCAAGGTGGTGCCAGAGGATGTAGACCAACCAGAATTTAAGGAGGAACATGAAGGTGAGGTGATGAATCTGAAGGCAGAGTATGGAGCAGCTCACACTGAAGGTTTGGTCGAGCCACTGGATGATGACAGTGTCATGTTCCCAGAGGAGGAGAACGATCCTGCTGATGGAATTCTGCCagtagaggaggaagaggaggggcgTCAAGTGAGGAACGCCGAATTGGTTTCAGATGAAGATCCATTCACAGAACTGAAGCCTGAGATGATGAAAGAGACCTTACAAGATGAAGAACTCATATCATACATGGGTATCATGGATGAAGGGCCAGCGCTGGACTCTCTGGGGCAGCCGATGTTATCTTCAGAGAGCTATTTCCCAGAGGCGGAGTCGGGGAGGGAGGCCTTCACACTGCAAGATGTTCCTCCAGCAGAAGAAGAACCTGGCCGTGGGATTGTCAGAGAGCTGCAAGTCTCTGATCAGGGGGAGAAAACATCTCAag GGGGGAGCTGTTCCTCTGGTGTCGTGCTCGAGGGCAAGTGTTACCAATTCTTCAAGAAACCAAAGGTGGCTGCAGATGCAGAG TTCTTCTGCCAGAGAAGCTTCTCTGGAGGTCACCTGGCCTCCATCACGAGCCAGAGCGCCCACATGGAGATGATGAACTTAATGATGAGACACAATGGCAGATACACGCGCACCTGGATTGGAGGCTTACGATATTTGGAC accGGTCGCTTCCTCTGGTTGGATGGAGCAGAGTGGACTTATGCAGACTGGCTGTTAGGAGAACCCAACCACACAGCAAACGTGGAGAATTGTGTGGAAGTTCTGG
- the LOC122783849 gene encoding probable serine/threonine-protein kinase kinX isoform X1, with translation MKTLVFVSLCLTVTLAMPPNPGLTKGNQSPLVGDKVTLQGHVEVEVPAPKAELRPKEQQEKMSPVVEVEDEAKPQVKVEQEVKEEPEMKAELELEAKPEVKVEQEVKEDPEMKVEQDVKEEPEVKVEQEVKEEPEMKVEQELPEEPEMKVEQEIKEEPEMKVELELEAKPEVKVEQDVKEEPEVKVEQEVKEEPEMKVEQEVKEEPEMKVELELEAKPEVKVEQDVKEEPDVKVEQDLQEEPDFEKEQERMMELELKLRRDVNAGQELQTGQNPEEGSEVKVVPEDVDQPEFKEEHEGEVMNLKAEYGAAHTEGLVEPLDDDSVMFPEEENDPADGILPVEEEEEGRQVRNAELVSDEDPFTELKPEMMKETLQDEELISYMGIMDEGPALDSLGQPMLSSESYFPEAESGREAFTLQDVPPAEEEPGRGIVRELQVSDQGEKTSQGGSCSSGVVLEGKCYQFFKKPKVAADAEFFCQRSFSGGHLASITSQSAHMEMMNLMMRHNGRYTRTWIGGLRYLDTGRFLWLDGAEWTYADWLLGEPNHTANVENCVEVLANGKFNDFTCWEPQPFICSFPLQ, from the exons ATGAAGACACTGgtgtttgtctcactgtgtctaaCAG TGACTCTTGCCATGCCTCCAAATCCTGGTCTGACTAAGGGAAACCAGAGCCCTCTGGTGGGAGACAAAGTTACTCTACAGGGTCATGTGGAGGTGGAGGTTCCTGCACCAAAGGCTGAACTGAGACCcaaggagcagcaggagaagatgtCTCCAGTGGTGGAAGTAGAGGATGAAGCTAAGCCACAAGTTAAGGTGGAGCAAGAGGTTAAAGAGGAACCGGAGATGAAAGCAGAGTTAGAGCTTGAAGCAAAACCAGAGGTGAAGGTGGAGCAAGAGGTTAAAGAGGATCCAGAGATGAAGGTGGAGCAAGATGTTAAAGAGGAACCAGAGGTGAAGGTGGAGCAAGAGGTTAAAGAGGAACCAGAGATGAAG GTGGAGCAAGAGCTTCCTGAAGAACCAGAGATGAAGGTGGAGCAAGAGATTAAAGAAGAACCAGAGATGAAAGTAGAGCTAGAGCTTGAAGCAAAACCAGAGGTTAAGGTGGAGCAAGATGTTAAAGAGGAACCAGAGGTGAAGGTGGAGCAAGAGGTTAAAGAGGAACCAGAGATGAAGGTGGAGCAAGAGGTTAAAGAAGAACCAGAGATGAAAGTAGAGCTAGAGCTTGAAGCAAAACCAGAGGTGAAGGTGGAGCAAGATGTTAAAGAGGAACCAGATGTGAAGGTGGAGCAAGACCTTCAAGAAGAACCAGATTTTGAGAAGGAGCAGGAGCGTATGATGGAGCTAGAGCTTAAATTGAGACGAGATGTAAATGCAGGGCAGGAGCTTCAAACAGGGCAAAACCCTGAAGAAGGGTCGGAGGTCAAGGTGGTGCCAGAGGATGTAGACCAACCAGAATTTAAGGAGGAACATGAAGGTGAGGTGATGAATCTGAAGGCAGAGTATGGAGCAGCTCACACTGAAGGTTTGGTCGAGCCACTGGATGATGACAGTGTCATGTTCCCAGAGGAGGAGAACGATCCTGCTGATGGAATTCTGCCagtagaggaggaagaggaggggcgTCAAGTGAGGAACGCCGAATTGGTTTCAGATGAAGATCCATTCACAGAACTGAAGCCTGAGATGATGAAAGAGACCTTACAAGATGAAGAACTCATATCATACATGGGTATCATGGATGAAGGGCCAGCGCTGGACTCTCTGGGGCAGCCGATGTTATCTTCAGAGAGCTATTTCCCAGAGGCGGAGTCGGGGAGGGAGGCCTTCACACTGCAAGATGTTCCTCCAGCAGAAGAAGAACCTGGCCGTGGGATTGTCAGAGAGCTGCAAGTCTCTGATCAGGGGGAGAAAACATCTCAag GGGGGAGCTGTTCCTCTGGTGTCGTGCTCGAGGGCAAGTGTTACCAATTCTTCAAGAAACCAAAGGTGGCTGCAGATGCAGAG TTCTTCTGCCAGAGAAGCTTCTCTGGAGGTCACCTGGCCTCCATCACGAGCCAGAGCGCCCACATGGAGATGATGAACTTAATGATGAGACACAATGGCAGATACACGCGCACCTGGATTGGAGGCTTACGATATTTGGAC accGGTCGCTTCCTCTGGTTGGATGGAGCAGAGTGGACTTATGCAGACTGGCTGTTAGGAGAACCCAACCACACAGCAAACGTGGAGAATTGTGTGGAAGTTCTGG